The proteins below come from a single Malus domestica chromosome 03, GDT2T_hap1 genomic window:
- the LOC103427326 gene encoding beta-glucuronosyltransferase GlcAT14A-like codes for MGSAMEKKWLFPLLISSVICIFLLATSMNLGLVSSRQAINSIFSFLPSRVVTNQSSPAFAETIVSQGPPPPTVPSIPRFAYLISGSKGDLEKLWRTLKALYHPLNQYVLHLDLESPLAERLELASRVDNETLFNTVGNVFMIKKANMVTYRGPTMVANTLHACAILLRRSKDWDWFINLSASDYPLVTQDDLINTFSTLNRNLNFIEHTSQLGWKEDKRAMPLILDPGLYSVKKQDVFWVTPRRTLPTSFKLFTGSAWMVLSRWFVEYCVWGWDNLPRTLLMYYTNFVSSPEGYFHTVLCNEPEFAKTAVNHDLHYISWDIPPKQHPHTLNINDTNKMIASGAAFARKFRHDDPVLDRIDKELLHRRKESFTPGGWCAGKPKCSRVGNPNKIKPSPGADRLRHLVGRLTLTAKFGQNQCK; via the exons ATGGGGTCCGCAATGGAGAAGAAATGGCTATTCCCTCTTCTCATAAGTTCTGTCATATGCATATTCCTTCTAGCCACCTCCATGAACTTGGGTCTCGTATCTTCACGACAAGCAATCAATTCGATCTTTTCCTTTTTACCATCTAGGGTGGTAACAAACCAATCTAGTCCAGCTTTTGCTGAGACTATAGTTTCACAAGGTCCACCCCCTCCTACAGTGCCATCGATTCCCCGCTTTGCTTATCTAATTTCCGGGTCAAAGGGGGATTTGGAAAAGCTTTGGAGAACTCTCAAAGCGCTTTACCATCCATTGAATCAATATGTTCTTCATTTAGACCTTGAGTCACCGTTAGcagaaagattggagcttgcttCGCGAGTGGACAACGAGACTCTCTTTAATACAgttgggaatgttttcatgatCAAGAAAGCTAATATGGTAACTTACAGAGGACCAACAATGGTTGCTAATACTCTTCATGCCTGCGCAATTCTTCTCAGGAGGAGTAAGGATTGGGATTGGTTTATCAATCTCAGCGCCTCAGATTATCCGCTTGTTACTCAAGATG ATCTTATTAACACTTTTTCAACTTTAAACCGAAATCTGAATTTCATTGAGCACACAAGCCAACTTGGCTGGAAGGA GGATAAACGAGCAATGCCTTTGATTTTAGACCCTGGTCTCTACTCAGTGAAAAAACAAGATGTATTTTGGGTTACACCGCGGCGAACATTGCCCACTTCGTTTAAATTGTTTACTG GTTCGGCATGGATGGTCTTATCACGCTGGTTCGTTGAGTACTGCGTTTGGGGTTGGGACAATCTTCCGAGGACCCTTCTCATGTACTACACAAACTTTGTTTCTTCGCCAGAAGGCTACTTTCACACTGTTTTATGCAATGAGCCGGAGTTTGCTAAAACTGCCGTCAACCATGATTTGCACTACATTTCTTGGGACATTCCTCCCAAGCAGCATCCTCATACCCTCAACATTAATGACACAAACAAGATGATTGCAAGTGGTGCTGCCTTTGCTCGAAAATTCAGGCACGACGACCCCGTCCTGGACAGGATCGACAAGGAATTACTTCACCGAAGAAAAGAGAGCTTCACTCCCGGCGGTTGGTGTGCTGGCAAACCGAAATGCTCCAGGGTTGGTAACCCGAACAAGATCAAACCAAGTCCAGGCGCCGACAGGCTTCGCCACCTCGTGGGTAGGCTTACCTTGACAGCCAAGTTTGGTCAAAACCAGTGTAAATAG